GGTCACCTCCGGGGTGCTGGCGGGGGTCCTGCTGGCGTCGGCGATCAGTTCCGCCCTGGCGGCGGTGCTGCTGGGCCTGCAGGCGGCGGTGTTCGCGGTCGGCGCCTGGGGCGGGCCGCGGCGCCACCCCTACGGGTGGGTGTTCCGCCGGTTGGTGAGTCCGCGACTCGGCCCGGTCACCGCCACCGAACCGGTGCCACCGTTGAAGTTCGCCCAGCTGGTGGGCCTGGTCTTCGCGGTGGTCGGCACGGCCGGGTTCGCGGCGGGCATCCCCGGGCTCGGCCTTGCCGCGACCGGTCTGGCACTGGTGGCGGCATTGCTCAACGCGGCCTTCGGCATCTGCCTGGGCTGTCAGCTCTATCCGTTGGTCGCGCGGTTACGTCCCGGCGTTTCCGCGGACCCGCTAGTCGCCAGTTAACCCTCGATCACCAAGTAAGCGAAAGGATTTCATCGATGGCACGCTCCGATGTCCTGGTCTCAGCGGACTGGGCCGAGAGCAATCTCAATGCCCCCAACACGGTTTTCGTCGAGGTCGACGAGGACACCTCGGCCTACGACAACGGGCACATTCCCGGCGCTGTCAAGCTGGACTGGAAGAAGGACCTGCAAGATCCGGTGCGCCGCGATTTCGTTGACCAGCAGCAGTTCTCGAAGCTGCTCTCCGAACGCGGCATCTCCAACGACGACACCGTGATCCTCTACGGCGGCAACAACAACTGGTTCGCCGCCTACGCCTACTGGTACTTCAAGTACTACGGCCACCAGAACGTCAAGCTGCTCGACGGTGGCCGCAAGAAGTGGGAACTCGACGGGCGCCCGCTCAGCAAGGATGTGCCGAACCGCCCCGCCACCACCTACGTCGCCAAGGATCCCGACAACAGCATCCGGGCGTTCCGCGACGAAGTGATCGACGCGATCGGCAAGAAGAACCTGGTCGACGTGCGCTCCCCCGACGAGTTCTCCGGCAAGATCCTCGCCCCGGCCCACCTGCCGCAGGAGCAGAGCCAGCGTCCCGGCCACATCCCCGGCGCGATCAACGTGCCGTGGAGCAAGGCCGCCAACGAGGACGGCACCTTCAAGTCCAATGAGGAGCTGGAGAAGATCTACTCCGAGGCGGGCCTGGACGGCAACAAGGAGACCATCGCTTACTGCCGCATCGGTGAGCGCTCGTCGCACACCTGGTTCGTGCTGCAGGAGCTGTTGGGACACAAGAACGTCAAGAACTACGACGGTAGTTGGACGGAATACGGCTCCCTGGTGGGGGCCCCGATCGAGTTGGGAAGTTGATTATGTGCTCTGCGCCTAAGCAAGGACTGACGTTGCCCGCCAGCGTCGACCTGGAGAAGGAGACGGTCATCACCGGCCGGGTCATCGACAGCTCGGGCCAGGCCGTCGGCGGTGCGTTCGTGCGCCTGCTGGACGAGTCGGACGAGTTCACCGCCGAGGTGGTCGCCTCGGCCACCGGTGACTTCCGGTTCTTCGCCGCTCCGGGCACCTGGAAGGTGCGCGCGCTGTCGAAGGTCGGCAACGGCGATGCCGTGGTCGCCCCGACCGGTGCGGGCATCCACGAGGTCGACGTCAAGGTCGCCTAGTCAGCACCTCTGTCAGAAGGCCGGTCTCGCGCCGCGGGGCCGGCCTTCTGCTGTCCGGGCCCCAGGCGGCTCCGCCACTTCTGTCCGTGGTCGGCTCCGCCACTTCTGCCCGTGGTCGGCTCCGCCACTTCTGCCCGTGGTCGGCTCCGCCGACGTGAGCGGCGTCACCCACCCATCGCCGACTAGACTTGTCGCCGTGGTCCTGTTCTTCGAGATTCTGCTGGTCGCCGCCGTGGTGGTGATCACCTGGTTCGCGCTGTACACGCTGTACCGGTTGATCACCGACGAGTCGTGACCTCCGGCGACGAGGCAATCGCCGCCGCGGCTGAACGCGCCAAGGTGACCGCGGCGCGCAACATTCCGGCCTTCGACGACCTTCCGGCGCCCGCCGACACCGCGAATCTGCGGCAGGGCGCGAACTTCAACGACGCTCTGCTGGCGCTGCTGCCGCTGGTCGGCGTGTGGCGCGGTGAGGGCGAAGGTCGCGACGCCGGCGGGGACTACCGGTTCGGTCAGCAGATCGTGGTCAGCCACGACGGCGGTGACTACCTGATCTGGGAAGCCCGCTCCTGGCGGCTCACCGAATCGGGCGACTACGGGGGCCACGCGCTGCGCGAGTCGGGGTTCTGGCGGTTCGTCCACGATCCGGCCGACCCGTCGGAATCGCAGGCGATCGAGCTGATGCTGGCGCATTCGGCCGGCTACGTGGAGTTGTTCTACGGCCGGCCGCGCACCCAGACCTCGTGGGAGCTGGCCACCGACGCGCTGGCGCGCAGCAAGTCCGGCTCACTGGTCGGCGGTGCCCGCCGCCTCTACGGCATCGTCGAGGGCGGCGACCTGGCCTATGTCGAGGAACGCGTGGACGCCGACGGCAGGCTGGTACCGCACATCTCGGCACGGCTGTCGAGGTACGTGGGTTGATGCGCGCACGGTGGGCGTCGGCGGGCGCGCTGGCCCTGGCCGTGGCGCTGCTGTCCGGCTGCGGCTCCACGCCCGAGCCGACCCCACAGCCGTCCGACGAGCCCACCCCCACCCAGCACGGTTCGTACGCACAGTGCCTGCGTGAACACGGGGTTCCCGCTCCGGCCGGGCCGGTCACCGGACCACCGCCGGGCGTCGCCCCGGAGACCTGGAAGCAGGCCATGGCCGACTGCGCCTCCCTGGCGCCCGGGCCGGTCGAGTAGGCCCCGGGTTCCCGAACAGCCCCATTCGCATTCCCCCGGACATGGAGCGGCCCCCGAGCCGTAGTTCCTGGTTGGACAAGACCGAGGGGCTCGGGGGCCGGGTGGCTGCGGGGGATTCGCCGGCGCGCGCAGGCGGAGGACCGTCCCCTGGCGCTGCTAGCTCGCAGCCACCTCACATGTCCATGAGTCGATCAATTTGTCGGACCACCTCCTTCCCTGTGTACGAGCGACCGTACTCGCACCCCGGTGGGCCGACAACCGATTTTCCCGCCGCCGGTTACCGGTCGCTGACCACCGCGGCGTCGACGAGCCCGGCGATCTCGTCGGCGAGGCGCGCAGCCGGCAGCCGCCGCCCGTCGAGGGTGTGCACCCGCGCCGCCAGCGTGATGCTCGAGACCAGCCAAACGCCTTGGGCAGCAAACAGATCCTCGACCCTCAGCGCGCGGTAGTCGCAGACGTAGCCCTTGTTGCGGGCCACCTCGAACAGCGCCTGCTGCGTGGTGCCCCGCAGGATCGGATACGACAGCGGCGGCGTCAACAGCGTAGGGTCGCCGTCGACTTCGGTGAGGATCACCACCGTGGAACGCGGCCCCTCGAGCACGAACCCGTCGGAGCCGACGAAGATCACGTCCTGGGCGCCATGGCGTTCGGCGTGCCGCAGCGCGGCCATGTTGATCGCGTAGGACAGCGTCTTGGCGCCGGCCAGCAGCCAGGGCAGGTCGCTGGTGCCCTGGGCCGGCAGGCCGCGCGGCAGCGTCAGGGCCGCCACCCCGTTGCGGCGGGCGTCGGCCACCCGGGCCGGCAGCGGGCCGATGGTGGCGAACGCCGTCGGCGCCGAACCGCTTTCCCGGCCCCGGCTGTACACCAGGCGCAGCACACCCTCGCCACCGGCCCGCGCGTTCCACGCCGCCACCGCGGTCGCGACCGCGCTGCGCCAGCGCGGCAGGTCCGGGGCGGGCAGATCGGTCAGCTCGGCCGAGTGGGTCAGCCGATTCAGGTGTGCCTCGAGCAGACACGGCCGCCCGTCACGGATCAACAACGTCTCGAAGATGCCGTCGCCGCGGACGGCGGCCAGGTCATCGGCGTGCAGCAGCGGCTGCGCGGGATCGTGCAGTTCGCCGTCGAGGGTGACGACGACGCCTGGTTCGGTCATGGACCCTCAGCGTAGCGGCGGCGCGGCCGGGCGCCCCCGCCGAGGCCGTCCGTAGAGTTGGGTTATGTCAGCAGTGCCCGCACCCGATACCGGACCCGACGCCGGCGCCGTCTGGCACTACGGGGATCCGCTGGGCGAGCAGCGGTCCGCCCTCGACGGCGTCGTGGTCGTCGACCGATCCCACCGCGCCGTGCTCACCCTCACCGGCGCCGACCGCAGGACCTGGCTGCACAGCCTGACCACCCAGCACGTCAGCGA
The window above is part of the Mycolicibacterium hassiacum DSM 44199 genome. Proteins encoded here:
- a CDS encoding aminodeoxychorismate lyase — encoded protein: MTEPGVVVTLDGELHDPAQPLLHADDLAAVRGDGIFETLLIRDGRPCLLEAHLNRLTHSAELTDLPAPDLPRWRSAVATAVAAWNARAGGEGVLRLVYSRGRESGSAPTAFATIGPLPARVADARRNGVAALTLPRGLPAQGTSDLPWLLAGAKTLSYAINMAALRHAERHGAQDVIFVGSDGFVLEGPRSTVVILTEVDGDPTLLTPPLSYPILRGTTQQALFEVARNKGYVCDYRALRVEDLFAAQGVWLVSSITLAARVHTLDGRRLPAARLADEIAGLVDAAVVSDR
- a CDS encoding DUF1416 domain-containing protein, whose protein sequence is MCSAPKQGLTLPASVDLEKETVITGRVIDSSGQAVGGAFVRLLDESDEFTAEVVASATGDFRFFAAPGTWKVRALSKVGNGDAVVAPTGAGIHEVDVKVA
- a CDS encoding DUF4395 domain-containing protein, producing the protein MSNPINTPAATKTTPGQVDVRGPRFTAWVTSGVLAGVLLASAISSALAAVLLGLQAAVFAVGAWGGPRRHPYGWVFRRLVSPRLGPVTATEPVPPLKFAQLVGLVFAVVGTAGFAAGIPGLGLAATGLALVAALLNAAFGICLGCQLYPLVARLRPGVSADPLVAS
- a CDS encoding FABP family protein yields the protein MTSGDEAIAAAAERAKVTAARNIPAFDDLPAPADTANLRQGANFNDALLALLPLVGVWRGEGEGRDAGGDYRFGQQIVVSHDGGDYLIWEARSWRLTESGDYGGHALRESGFWRFVHDPADPSESQAIELMLAHSAGYVELFYGRPRTQTSWELATDALARSKSGSLVGGARRLYGIVEGGDLAYVEERVDADGRLVPHISARLSRYVG
- a CDS encoding sulfurtransferase produces the protein MARSDVLVSADWAESNLNAPNTVFVEVDEDTSAYDNGHIPGAVKLDWKKDLQDPVRRDFVDQQQFSKLLSERGISNDDTVILYGGNNNWFAAYAYWYFKYYGHQNVKLLDGGRKKWELDGRPLSKDVPNRPATTYVAKDPDNSIRAFRDEVIDAIGKKNLVDVRSPDEFSGKILAPAHLPQEQSQRPGHIPGAINVPWSKAANEDGTFKSNEELEKIYSEAGLDGNKETIAYCRIGERSSHTWFVLQELLGHKNVKNYDGSWTEYGSLVGAPIELGS